In Clostridium sp. DL-VIII, the following proteins share a genomic window:
- a CDS encoding TlyA family RNA methyltransferase, translating to MAEKKERLDILLVEKGIITSREKAKACIMEGKVYVDDQKVDKAGEKVSISANIEYRGDTLKYVSRGGLKLEKAMNTYNISLEGKVCMDIGASTGGFTDCMLQNGAKKVFSVDVGYGQFAWKLRTDERVVCMERTNIRYVTLEDIGESLDFASIDVSFISLKKIMPATLNLLNENGEVVALIKPQFEAGREKVGKKGVVREIGTHKEVVHGIIDFLIEQELNILGVGYSPIKGPEGNIEYLVYFTKDKNKESNFKNEDIDKVVEASHVEI from the coding sequence ATGGCGGAAAAAAAGGAAAGACTTGATATACTTTTAGTTGAAAAGGGCATAATTACTTCTAGGGAAAAAGCAAAAGCCTGCATTATGGAAGGTAAAGTATATGTAGATGACCAAAAAGTAGATAAGGCAGGAGAGAAGGTAAGTATTAGTGCTAATATAGAATATAGGGGTGATACTCTTAAGTATGTCAGTAGAGGTGGACTTAAATTAGAGAAGGCAATGAACACATACAATATTTCATTAGAAGGTAAGGTATGTATGGATATAGGTGCATCTACAGGAGGATTTACTGATTGTATGCTTCAAAATGGGGCTAAAAAGGTATTTTCAGTAGATGTGGGGTATGGACAGTTTGCCTGGAAGCTTAGAACTGATGAGAGAGTAGTCTGCATGGAAAGAACGAACATAAGATATGTAACTCTTGAAGATATAGGAGAATCATTAGATTTTGCTTCTATTGATGTATCATTTATATCATTAAAAAAAATAATGCCGGCGACTTTAAATCTTTTAAATGAAAATGGTGAAGTTGTAGCTTTAATAAAGCCACAATTTGAAGCAGGACGTGAAAAAGTAGGCAAAAAAGGTGTTGTAAGGGAAATAGGTACTCATAAAGAGGTTGTTCATGGTATTATAGATTTTTTAATTGAACAAGAATTAAATATCTTAGGCGTAGGATACTCTCCTATAAAGGGTCCAGAAGGCAATATAGAATATTTAGTGTATTTTACAAAGGATAAAAATAAAGAAAGCAATTTTAAAAATGAAGATATTGATAAGGTAGTTGAAGCATCGCATGTGGAAATTTAA
- a CDS encoding NAD(+)/NADH kinase translates to MKRIGFAINSLKDKDNRILDMVIKKFRDRFELEDIFVFNAYDMEIQDLTGIDLLVVLGGDGTLLGIARALNETFHSPILGINIGNLGFLTSIDISDIDVALDNIEEGKYNIAERMMLNCKVESQEYKEDIRALNDVVIARGTLSRMVKFTIYVDGKIYSTFKGDGLIIATPTGSTAYSFSAGGPFIYPDLELISITPICPHTKSMQTIILNGNSVIEVCADHEDENIYLTVDGQKSIKVDDDTSIKLSKNNKNVKLLLFDDYDYFKVLRSKVLNNSKECDGDEL, encoded by the coding sequence ATGAAAAGGATTGGATTTGCAATTAATTCGTTAAAAGATAAAGATAATAGAATATTAGATATGGTTATAAAGAAATTCAGAGATAGGTTTGAGCTAGAAGATATTTTTGTATTTAATGCTTACGATATGGAAATACAAGACTTGACAGGTATTGATTTACTTGTTGTATTAGGGGGAGATGGAACTCTCTTAGGAATAGCAAGAGCTTTAAATGAAACTTTCCATTCGCCTATCTTGGGGATAAATATAGGAAACTTGGGATTTCTAACAAGTATTGATATATCTGATATTGATGTGGCTCTTGATAATATAGAAGAAGGCAAATATAACATAGCGGAAAGAATGATGTTAAACTGTAAAGTTGAATCGCAAGAATACAAAGAGGATATTAGAGCATTAAATGATGTAGTAATAGCTAGAGGAACTTTATCGAGAATGGTAAAATTCACAATATATGTAGATGGTAAAATATATTCTACATTTAAAGGTGATGGACTTATTATAGCAACACCTACTGGTTCAACAGCATATTCTTTTTCTGCTGGAGGACCATTTATATATCCGGATTTGGAACTTATATCAATAACTCCTATATGTCCACATACTAAAAGCATGCAGACTATTATATTAAATGGTAATAGTGTTATAGAAGTATGTGCAGACCATGAGGATGAGAATATTTATTTAACAGTAGATGGTCAGAAATCAATTAAAGTCGATGACGATACTTCAATAAAATTAAGTAAGAATAATAAAAATGTAAAATTACTATTATTTGACGATTATGACTATTTTAAAGTGTTAAGAAGCAAGGTTTTAAATAATTCTAAAGAATGTGATGGTGATGAACTTTGA
- a CDS encoding arginine repressor, whose amino-acid sequence MKSKRHTKILEIIGSREIETQEELAEALKKEGFDVTQATVSRDIKNLKLIKMQSSNGKSKYAVSAGEQKNIIDRLSNILANTVLTVENVDKMVVIKTITGSAPITAEAIDNLESADIAGTVAGDNTIFILVRSIESAEDLVDKIRKRMSS is encoded by the coding sequence TTGAAATCAAAAAGGCATACAAAAATACTTGAAATAATAGGTTCAAGAGAAATTGAAACTCAAGAGGAACTAGCAGAAGCATTGAAGAAAGAAGGATTTGATGTAACTCAGGCAACTGTATCTAGAGATATTAAAAATTTAAAATTAATAAAAATGCAATCATCTAACGGTAAATCTAAGTATGCTGTATCAGCAGGAGAACAAAAGAATATTATTGACAGGTTGAGTAATATTTTAGCTAATACTGTACTTACAGTAGAAAATGTAGATAAGATGGTTGTTATAAAAACTATAACAGGTTCAGCACCAATTACAGCTGAAGCAATAGATAATTTGGAAAGTGCTGATATAGCAGGCACTGTAGCAGGTGATAATACTATTTTTATTTTAGTAAGAAGCATTGAAAGTGCTGAAGATTTAGTAGATAAAATTAGAAAAAGAATGTCATCATAG
- the dxs gene encoding 1-deoxy-D-xylulose-5-phosphate synthase, producing MKLLDKLNFPEDLKKLNGNDYNVLSDEIREFLIDSVSKTGGHLASNLGVVELTLSLFKAFNFDRDKIVWDVGHQSYIYKILTGRKDKFKKLRQFEGMSGFPKRNESKYDYFDTGHSSTSISAALGIARARDIKRENYNVISVIGDGALTGGMAIEALNDVGFRKTNLIIILNDNQMSISKNVGGLSRYLNKLRIAPGYNKLKTDIHASLDTSNLGKNIAGKISKVKDSIKQLVVPSMFFENLGIKYIGPIDGHDIDAMTDVFLKAKEINGPVIIHVLTQKGKGYASAEESPSKYHAVGPFNLESGELKVSPKNSYSKAFGKSLVNIAAQDEKIVAITAAMPDGTGLKCFSTKYKDRFFDVGIAEEHAVTLAAGMASNGLKPVFAIYSTFLQRAFDQVLHDVCIQNLPVVFAIDRAGIVGEDGETHQGINDLSYLSMMPNIHIVAPKCLEEVDVLLKWAIDKNAPVAIRYPRGGNIINTLSPIKAVEEGKWEIINKGSKVCIISTGKMVQHAMLAKDILYEKGLNPTIINATFIKPIDKNLLESINKEGYNILTIEDNILKGGLGSAIKDYLSEIKYRGTIRCLGYDDEFIPQGNVEILYKTYKLDCENISKAVIELYD from the coding sequence GTGAAATTATTAGATAAATTGAACTTCCCAGAAGATTTAAAAAAGCTTAATGGAAATGATTATAATGTCTTAAGTGATGAAATTAGGGAATTTCTAATAGATAGTGTATCAAAAACAGGTGGACACTTGGCATCCAATCTAGGTGTTGTAGAACTTACATTAAGTTTATTTAAGGCTTTTAATTTTGATAGAGATAAAATTGTTTGGGATGTAGGACACCAAAGCTATATTTATAAAATATTAACGGGAAGAAAAGATAAGTTTAAAAAACTTAGGCAGTTTGAAGGAATGAGCGGATTCCCCAAAAGAAATGAAAGTAAGTACGACTATTTTGACACAGGTCATAGCAGTACCTCTATATCAGCTGCTCTTGGAATTGCAAGGGCAAGAGATATAAAGAGAGAAAATTATAATGTTATTTCAGTTATAGGTGATGGTGCATTAACTGGTGGAATGGCAATTGAAGCGCTAAATGATGTTGGTTTTAGAAAAACGAATTTAATAATCATATTAAATGATAATCAAATGTCTATTTCAAAAAATGTTGGTGGATTATCAAGATATTTAAATAAGCTTAGAATAGCACCAGGTTATAATAAGCTTAAAACAGATATACATGCATCACTAGATACATCGAACTTAGGGAAAAACATTGCAGGAAAAATATCTAAGGTTAAGGATAGTATAAAACAATTAGTTGTTCCATCTATGTTCTTTGAAAACTTAGGAATAAAGTATATTGGACCTATTGATGGTCATGATATAGATGCAATGACAGATGTATTTTTAAAAGCAAAAGAAATTAATGGCCCAGTAATAATACATGTATTAACTCAAAAAGGAAAAGGATATGCATCAGCTGAAGAGAGTCCAAGTAAATATCATGCAGTGGGTCCTTTTAATTTAGAAAGTGGAGAATTAAAAGTGTCACCTAAAAACAGTTATTCAAAGGCCTTTGGAAAATCGTTAGTTAATATTGCAGCACAGGATGAGAAAATAGTTGCAATTACAGCGGCAATGCCTGATGGTACTGGACTTAAGTGTTTTTCAACTAAATACAAAGATAGATTTTTCGATGTTGGTATTGCAGAAGAGCATGCAGTTACTTTGGCAGCAGGCATGGCGAGTAATGGATTAAAACCTGTGTTTGCAATTTATTCTACATTTTTACAGAGGGCTTTTGATCAAGTATTGCATGATGTCTGTATTCAAAACCTTCCAGTGGTATTTGCAATAGATAGAGCTGGAATAGTTGGGGAAGATGGAGAAACACACCAGGGCATTAATGATTTATCCTATTTATCTATGATGCCTAATATACATATAGTTGCACCAAAATGTTTAGAAGAAGTTGATGTTTTATTAAAATGGGCTATTGATAAGAATGCTCCGGTTGCTATAAGGTATCCAAGAGGTGGAAATATTATTAATACCTTATCGCCGATTAAAGCTGTTGAAGAAGGAAAATGGGAGATAATAAACAAAGGTTCTAAAGTATGTATAATATCAACAGGTAAAATGGTTCAGCATGCAATGCTTGCTAAAGATATATTATATGAAAAGGGCCTTAATCCAACTATAATAAATGCAACATTTATAAAACCAATTGATAAAAACTTACTGGAAAGCATTAACAAAGAAGGATACAATATTTTAACAATAGAGGACAATATTTTAAAAGGCGGATTAGGCTCGGCTATAAAAGATTATTTGAGTGAAATAAAATACAGAGGAACTATTAGGTGTCTTGGATATGACGATGAGTTTATTCCTCAAGGAAATGTGGAAATTTTATACAAAACATATAAACTAGATTGCGAAAACATAAGTAAAGCTGTAATAGAGCTTTATGATTAA